One Gordonia pseudamarae genomic window, CGGTGACGACGGCGCTGGCGCTGTCGGCGCTGCCCGCCGAACGGTTCTGTTTCGACGGTTTCGCCCCCCGCAAACCGGGCGCCCGCCGGACCTGGCTGGCCGAACTGATCGCGCAGCCGCGGACCACGGTCTTCTTCGAATCCCCGCACAGGCTGGCCGACACCCTCGACTGCGCCGCCGAGGTGCTCGGACCGGACCGACGTGCCGCGGTGTGCCGCGAGCTGACCAAGACTCACGAGGAGGTTCGGCGTGGAACTCTCGCCGAACTCGCGCGCTGGGCCGCCGACGGGGTGCGCGGCGAGATCACCGTCGTCATCGAGGGCGCGCCGGCGGGTTCGGGTGAACCCGACGTGCCGACGTTGGCCGGACGTGCCGAGGAACTCGCGGCGGCCGGGATGCGACTCAAGGACGCCTGCGCGCAGGTGTGTACGGGTCTGGGCGTGTCGCGGCGCGAGGTGTATCAGGCGGTGCTGGACCGGCGCGGCTGACCGGGCGGTCCGGGATCAGCCGGTGAGTGCCGGATCGGGTTCGTGCATGCCCGATCGCGCCGGCTCGACGTCGCCGACGACGCGCAGTTCGACGCCCCGCGAGAGCCGGTAGGGGCGGCTGGACAGCAGCGAGCCGACCACTCGTCGCAGCCGGGACATCTCGGCGCGCACGGTCACCAGGTGCTCGGTGTCGCCGAACAGCCGCCGGCTCAGCTCGGCACCGGTGATGCCGCTCTCACCCGCATCGGCCAGCAGCAGCACGATCTGGGCGTGCCGCCGGGTGAGCACCGACCGCCATTCGCTGTCGGTGCCGGTCACCGTGACGCTGGGCTCACCGCGCAGGTCGAGTGTGGCGACAACCGGTCCGCCCGGGCCCGACGGGCGCAACAACCAGCCGCCGGTGACGCGTTCGATCTCGCACACACCCATGCCGGGAACGAACGGCATCGCCCCCGGTACCGGCGCGTCGATGCGGTTGGGGGCGGTGAAGCCGACCCCTGCGGCCACCCAGCCGTTGTCGTCGACAACCATGCCCGGACCCGACAGGCCGGTGAGGTGGGCGACGGTGCGCACCCGCAGTTCGGCCAGGTTGCGCTCGTGCGTCATCTCCATCTCGCGCTCGCCGAGCGCGGCGAACGCGGTGACCAGGGCGGTGGATGCTTGCTGGAGTTCGGCGCACGGCCCGGTGATGCCGATCAGGCCGACGATCGACCCGGTCGAGCGGTCCCGGATGGGTGCGGCGGCGCAATATACCTTGTGCAGGGCGCGACAGTAGTGTTCGGGACCGAATACCAGTTGCGGCCGCCCGGTCCGCATCACCATCGTGACCGCGTTGGTGCCCACCGACTGCTCATCCCAGCGGCTGCCTTCGAACAACCGGATACCGGCGGCGATGGGCAGCAGGTCGGCCGGGACATTGCGGTGGATGATGGTCCCGTCGGGGTCGACGACCAGCATGATCAGGTGGGGATCGGTGACCGCGTCGGAGAACAGCTGCCGCATGCGTTCGATGGCACCGGCCAGCGGGTGGTGGGCCAGCCGCTCGGCGACACTCGCGCGCCCGGCCAGCGGTGGATCGAGGTTGTCGGGGTCGACGCCGAACTCCGCCGACTGCCGCCAGGACGTGACGAGTTCGTCACGGATGAACTCGGGTGCGGCCTCGCCGCGGCCGACGACGGCCTCGTGTGCCGCGGCCAGCCGGTCGTGCATCCGCACAAGATCTGTCCCCGGCGTGATCAACCCCATGGCGACATCCTAACGGGTCGGGTGCGATCGTCCGGTGTCATCGTGGGGGAAGGCGGACACGATGGAGGCCGCCTTGTCCAGGCATTCCTGCCATTCGCGGGCCGGGTCGGAGTCGATGGTGATCCCGCCGCCCACGCCCAGGACCGCCTCGCCGTCGG contains:
- a CDS encoding GAF domain-containing protein encodes the protein MGLITPGTDLVRMHDRLAAAHEAVVGRGEAAPEFIRDELVTSWRQSAEFGVDPDNLDPPLAGRASVAERLAHHPLAGAIERMRQLFSDAVTDPHLIMLVVDPDGTIIHRNVPADLLPIAAGIRLFEGSRWDEQSVGTNAVTMVMRTGRPQLVFGPEHYCRALHKVYCAAAPIRDRSTGSIVGLIGITGPCAELQQASTALVTAFAALGEREMEMTHERNLAELRVRTVAHLTGLSGPGMVVDDNGWVAAGVGFTAPNRIDAPVPGAMPFVPGMGVCEIERVTGGWLLRPSGPGGPVVATLDLRGEPSVTVTGTDSEWRSVLTRRHAQIVLLLADAGESGITGAELSRRLFGDTEHLVTVRAEMSRLRRVVGSLLSSRPYRLSRGVELRVVGDVEPARSGMHEPDPALTG
- the rsmI gene encoding 16S rRNA (cytidine(1402)-2'-O)-methyltransferase — protein: MSAPENRISPVAPLAPAGRLVLAATPMGQAGDASARLCSALRTADVVAAEDTRRARNLASALDVQITGRIVSYYDHVETARARQLVEAVAEGSTVLLITDAGMPSVSDPGYTVVRACVDAGLPVTCLPGPSAVTTALALSALPAERFCFDGFAPRKPGARRTWLAELIAQPRTTVFFESPHRLADTLDCAAEVLGPDRRAAVCRELTKTHEEVRRGTLAELARWAADGVRGEITVVIEGAPAGSGEPDVPTLAGRAEELAAAGMRLKDACAQVCTGLGVSRREVYQAVLDRRG